Below is a window of Spelaeicoccus albus DNA.
CACGCCCTGCAGCGCCCGGCCGTCGGTGCCCCACACCTTGACCGGTTCGTCGGTGGGAGCGGCAAGCGCGCCCAAGCACGTCTCGGTGGTGCCGAAGGCGCCGCACACCGTCGTGCCCAGCACGCGGGTGGCGCGTTCGGCAAGGGCACGCGGGACCGCGGCGCCGGTGGCCACGAAGATTCGCAGGCTCGAAGCGGGTGCGGCGCCGTTCTCGACCGCCTTGACCAAGTCGGTAAGGAACGGCGTGGCGGCCTGCACAAACGTGCCCTTCCAGCCGCGCAGGACTTGAAGCGCGCGCTCGGGGTCCCATTCGGCCTGCAACAGTTGCGGCGCTCCGAGCACGAACGCCAGCCACATTCCGTAGAGGAACCCGGTCTGATGGGCGAGCGGCGACGGGATGTAGACGGCCTCGTTCCGGCGCAGCCCCAGGTGGCGGATCTCCATGGCGGCGGCCCGGCTCAAGGTCGTATGGCGCTGAATGACGCCCTTCGGCTCGCCGGACGTTCCGGACGTGAACAGCAACTGCGCCGCTGCCTCGGCGTCCGGGGCGCGCGCATCGATGGCGGCCCTGTCGACGTCGACGCGGTCGAGTGCGGCGTCCCAGTCGTGCCAGCGGACGCCGGCCGTTTCCGGCAGGGCTTCCGGCTGATCGGCGCGGATGACAAGAACGTCCGTCAGGTCAAGGTCACCGCCCTCGAGGACAGCTGCCGCTTCGTCGGCGTGCCGACGTCCGCGGAATTCCTCGGGCACGATGAACACGCGTGCCTCGGAGCGGCGCAGGGCGAACGCGACTTCGCGCTGGCGGAAGATCGGCATGACCGGGCAGACCACTGCGCCAATGCGCATGGCCGCCACGGCAATGACGACGAATTCGGACCAGTTCGGCAGTTGGACGGCGACCCGGTCGCCCGGTCCGACGTCGAGGCTCAGCAGCAGGGCGGCCGCGCGATCGACGCGTTCGTCGAGATCGTGCCACGTCAGATAGGTCGTTGCGGTCTTCCGGGCATCGACGACGGCCGTTTCGCCCGGGCGCTCGCCCGCCCACCGGCGTACCCACTGTTCGCCGGTGACTGCGGCAGCGCGTTCGATGGCGTCTTGATCCACTTGCAGCGCCCTTCGCGATTTGGCGGTAGTCTTCGGTGCCTTCCCGTTTTCCACTCGCATGTCGAGCCCGAAGAGGTTCATCGAGTCGAGGAACCGGGGGTAGGAAATACGGTACGCGTTCGGGTAGGTCAGCGTGCTGCGCCCCTCGGCCGCGGACGCCGCCACGGCCAGCGACATGAGCACGCGGTGGTCGTTGAACGAGGACAGGTCGGCGGCCGCCAGCGAGTCGACGCCGCGCACCTTGAGGCTGCTGCCGTCGAAGTCGAGGTCGCCGCCCATGCCGTTGAGCTGCAGCATCGACGTGACCCTGTCGGATTCCTTCAATCGGACGTGTTCGACGTTCGTGAAGACGGTCTCGCCGTCGGCAAAGCTGGCCAGTGTGGACAGAATCGGCAGCATGTCGGGGATGTCTCGGCAGTTGACCGTGACGGGGTTCAGCCGGATTCCGTCATGGACGACGCGCACGCCGCGTGCCTTTTCGTCGAATTCCATCGGCAGGCCCATGCTGGACACGATGTCGAGGAAATCGGCCTCGGGGTGGTCGGAATCCACGGCTTTGGTCTGCAGCAGGCCCCGCAAGAGCACGTCGGACGGGTGGATGGCGGCCGCGGCCAGTCCGAACGCGACGGAACCGATGTCCGGGGGCATCACGACGTCCGCCGGATGCGCCTGCTGGTTCGGTTCGATCTCGTACCGGTACCCGTCCGCCGATGCGCTCACGTGCAGCCCGAACTGGCGCATCATCTTGACGGTCAGGTCGATGTACGTGCGTTCATTGAGCGTGCCGTCGACAACTATCGTCGTGCGGTTCTTGGCAAACGGCGCCAGCAGGATGAGCCCGGAGATCCACTGCGACAAGGTGCCGTCGATATGTACCTCTCCCCCGACGGGGCGCCGGGCCTTGACGGCGATGGGCGGGCAGTCGGTCGGGGACTGTGCATCGACGCCCATTTGACGAAGCGCGTCGAGCAGCGGGCCGATCGGCCGGCGTTGGAAGTATTTCTGGCCGGTGACGACGACGTCCCGGTCGGACAAGCACGCCAGGCCGACCATGAAGTACAAGGTCGTGCCGGAGCTTCCGGCCGAGATGGTGCCGCGACGCGGACGGTACTGGCCGCCGTGCACGACGAAGGTGTTGCCGTCGATGTCGATCTTGATGCCGAGCCCGCGCAGCAGATCGACTGTGTATTGCACGTGGCGGGCATCCGTGAGGCCCGTGATGCGGCTGACTCCGGGCGCCAGGGACGCGAGGATCAGCGCGCGGTGCGCGTGATATTTCGAGTTGGGCACTTCGACGTCGCCGCGGATGCGACCCGGAGTGCCGAGTACTGACAGATACATGAAGCGCCTTAGAGATTCGTAGTCGGGAAACGTGAAGAATCGTGCGTCGATCGACGGGCGAGGGCGGTCATGGTGCCAGCGCGGGCGGGAACGAATGCCCCCGTCGGCGGGGTTGCTCGGCACCGGTGCGTCTCATGAATGTTTTCCCCCAGTTCTTCGTGCTCTGACCCGAGAGTATCGTCATGCTATTAATTCTGAAACAGTCCTCCCGAATCTTCTCGGCCCCCCACAAATTCGGGCGCGAAACTTAGTGGATTCGGCACCGTGTCGGCGTCCGGGCGGCCTGCGGGAATATCTCGACCGTGAACTGTGCTCTGCGTAGTGACTACGGAAAATGGAGCATTACATGAGTCAGACAACACCGAATCCGGTGCATGCCGAGGAAGCCGTCGGTGGAGCGTGCCCATCGTTCGTCACGGCGATGGACGTGATAGGCCGCCGCTGGAACGGAATCATCATCGAGGCGATCGGCCGGGGAAATCACGGGTACGCGGAAATCAGCAGGTTCGTGGGGCATGTCGGCGACACGATGCTCGCCAAGAGGCTGCGCGAACTGGAAGCCGACGGTCTGGTCGAGCGCACCGTCGAAGCAGGCCCCCCGATCCGGGTGACGTACACGCTCACGGTGGCCGGCTCGGCACTGCTGCCCATCTTGGAAGACATCACCAGCTGGGGACACGCGTACTCGCTGGCGGAATCTCGCGATCATCAACCAAACGCACGACCTGAAGGAGCACGCTGATGGCATTCGAACTCGGTATCCTCACATTCGCCGAAGTCACGGCCGACCCGACGACGGGCGCGGCCCCGACTCCGGCAGAGAGAATGGCACAGACTTTGGAACAAGCTCGGGTCGCCGACCAGGTCGGGCTGGACGTCTTTGCAGTCGGTGAGCACCATCGCACCGATTTCATCTCCTCCGAACCGCATATGCTGTTGGCCGCGGCGGCGGCACAAACGCACGACATCAAACTGGCCAGCGGCGTCACGGTACTCAGCTCGGAGGATCCGGTTCGCGTTTTCGAGCACTTCGCCATGCTGGACCTGATTTCGAACGGTCGGGCCGAGATCGTTGCCGGCCGGGGGTCCTACACCGAATCGTTCCCGCTTTTCGGATACGACTTGGCCGATTACGCCGACTTGTTCCGGGAAAAGCTCGAACTGTTGTTGGCAATCCGGGCGCGCAACCCCGTCACGTGGCAAGGCAAGTTCCGGGCACCGCTGCTCGACGCCGATATCGCACCGCGCCCGGTCGGCGACCTGCCGATCTGGGTCGGTGTGGGAGGAACCCCGGCGTCGTCGGTTCGTGCCGGCCGGCTGGGACTGCCGATGGCGCTCGCGCTGCTGTTGGGGCCGATCACCCAGTTCGAAAGCGCCGTCGACCATTACCGGCAGGCGGCCGCGCAGGCCGGTCACGATGCCGAAGCGCTGAAGATCAGCATTAACGCGCACGGCTATGTCGGCACGACCAGCCAGGGAGCTCGCGACACGATGTACCCGTATTTCCGCGAAGGAATGCGCGAGAACAATCACCAGCGCGGCGAGGGTTTTTCCATCCCCCGGAACGCGTTCGACGCGCAATCGACGCCGGGCGGCGGTCTACTGGTCGGCAGCACCGACGAGATCATCGACAAATTGCTGACGTACCACGAGCTCTACGGTCTCTCGCGGGCAGTCATCCAAATGGGATTCGGCGGAGTGCCGCAAAAAGAACACTTGGAAGCGATCGAACGCCTCGGCACCGAGGTCGCCCCGGTCGTGCGCCGTGAAGTCGCTGCCCGTGGTCGGAGCGCAGCATGAGCCGGCCGTTGAATGTCGTAGTTGTCAACGGCAGCCCCAACGTCGCCTCGAAAACGATGGGGCTCGTCGAGCTCATCACGTCCGCCCTCGACGCGAAACTGCCGATCGAGGTCCGGCGGATCGACGTGTACCGGCTGGGCGAGGGCTTCACGAGTGCCCGAGAGCGCGCGGACGTATCCGACGACGTCGAAGAACAGTTGGCGGCCGCCGAGACTGCCGATGTCCTCATTGCCGCGTCCCCGGTCTTCCGGGCCTCCTATCCGGGGATGTTCAAACACTTCTTCGATCTCGTCGGCCAATACGCGCTGGCAAACAAGCCGGTGATCCTGGCGGCGACGGGCGGAAGCGACAGGCACGCCATGATCATCGACCACGAGTTGCGTCCGCTGTTCGCGTTCTTCCAGGCCAACACGATCCCGGTCGGCTTTTACGCCAACGCCGGCGACTTCGACGGGACCTTGGTGCTCAATGCCGAGGTCTACAGCCGCATCCAGATCGGCTTGGACGACGTGATTGAACAGTTCCGCGCAATCGCGGACGATGCACCGGCACGGTCCGAGCTCAGCCCGCTCGGGCACTGACGGCGCGGACGGCGTCCCCGACGACGCGTTGCCGGGACGCCTTCGACGCCTGGGGATCACGCCGGTTGCGAGGCGGGCGTCTTCGGAGCGGCCGAGACTGTGCGGGTCTCGCGCATCATCAGCAGGCCGTTGACCACCATCAGCGTCGCGGTCAGGCCATGGACGCCGAGCGCGGTGGACATGGAGCCGTGATGTGCCAGCACCGTGGTCATGTCCCCGTATGCGGCGAGGGCCTCCACCAGCAGTACCCAGCTGAGCGCCCGGCGGTGGCCCGTCACCAGCAGGACGACCAGGACCAGGGCCAGGACGACGTCCCGGATTCCCTTGACGATCAGGAAGCCGCCGCCGTCACCGGGCGGCCATCTCGGCAGGCCGAAGCTTGGCGCCGTCGTTGCCGGGCTCAGGATGAACTCCCCTCCGAACCAGAGGATGAACAGGATGAAGGTGACGGCCAGGACGGTGTTGATCTTCTTCAGCGACATTATGCTTCTCCTTGCAAAACTTCGTGAGCTTGGTGAGCCGGATGACGCCCGCTCGGTCGGCGCGAAACGGGGCCGATGTGGCGGGCACCCCCGGCTACGGCTGCCGTGTCATAGATCGACCTGCTCGAAGACGTGTGGGTACGACACGATGTCGTCGGGGGCCTCGGCAGCTATGCGCTGGAATTCCGTGCTGCTGAGTGCACCGGCCAGAGCTTGGGTCGACTCCCAGACCGCGACGTTCATCAGAAGTCGGCTACCTGCCGTTCCCTTGTGCATCTGCAAGGAGACGAACCCCGGCTGAGCCTTCATGAACTCCGCCTGGCGCTGAAACAGGGAGAGGAACGCTTCGGTCCTCTCTTTCGGAACGAAGAATGTGTTGGCCAGGACGATGGGCCCGGTCTCCTGCTCGAACTGCGTGAGCATCGGCGTCTGCGGGTCCAAGCTCTGCAATTGAGCCATGGTCGGTACTTCCTCTCACTATCGGTTGTTCCTACGGAGCTTGCCGGCACTATGCCGACACTTGTTGGCCAACACTTGTTGGCCAACTCGTGTTGGCAACATTATAGCCCCGGCCCTGGACTGTCAACAGGCGTTGGCCTATGTTGGTTGGCATGACCGGCACTACGGAGGACCAGCAGACTGCACGGCGTTCGGATGCCACCCGCGCCACGATTCTTGCCGCGGCCCGCGAGCGGTTCGCCGCGGACGGTTACGAAAGGGCGACCATCCGGGCCATCGCGCGGGACGCGAAGATCGACCCGTCAATGGTGATGCGCTACTACGGCAACAAGGCAGGACTTTTCACGTCGGCCGTCGCGATCGACCCGGGGCTGCCCGGCCTGCCCGTCGAGCCGCGCGAGGCGCTCGGTCGTACGCTGGTGCGCCACTTCCTCACCCTGTGGGAGGAGAACGCGGAGCTCACCGCACTGATCCGGGTCGGCGCCACCGACCCCGCCGTCGCCGATCGCATCCAAAGCGTGCTGCGCGACCAGTTGATCCCGCTGGCCCGTCGCGTGGGTCCCGAGCCGGAGCAGGCGCCGACGCGAGCCGCACTATGCGCCTCGACCGTGCTCGGGCTCGCGTTGACTCGCTACGTGCTGCTGTTCCCGGCGAGCGTAGCGATCGACCCTGAAGAGATCGTGGACTGGCTCGGGCCCACGGTCCAGCGGTATTTGACCGCACCCAAGCCCTGAAGAACGCGTCGAGGGTACCCACCCGGACCTCGGTCACGGCGAGTGACGCTGAGATTCACCGACGTAGTCCTTCGTGCGATCGCGGGCGGTGCATCGGCACGGTCCGAGCTCAGCCCGCTAGGGCACTGACGGCGCGGACGGCGTCCCCGACCCGGTCGGCGGCCTCGGCTAGTTCGTCGGCACTGACCTGCGTGCCGAAGCTGAACCGGACGGCAGTCTGCGCCGTTTCCCTGTCGAAGCCGAGCGCCGTCAACACGTGCGAGGGCTCGTCGCTGCCCGCCGCGCACGCCGACCCCGACGAGCAGACCACTCCGGATTCCTCCAGCCGTACCAGCACCGATTCGCCGCTGGTACCGGGAAAACAGAACGACGCACTGCCGGGGAGTCTTTTCGACGGATGTCCGGTCAGGACGGCGTCCGGCACCGTTGCCAGGACGGCACCAATGAACGCATCGCGCCGCGCGGCCACTTCGTCGACGGCAGCGATATCGGGCCCGGCGAGCGCCAGCCCGGCGGCAAGTGCCACGGCACCTGCGACGTTTTCGGTGCCGGACCGGCGTCCGCGTTCTTGACCGCCGCCGTGCAGCACCGGTTCAAGCGGCACCTGCGTCAGGACGAGCAGCGCTCCGATTCCCTTGGGCGCGCCGAGTTTGTGGCCGGAGACACTGAGCGCGTCGACTCCGAGGTCGGCCATGCCGATCGGCACGGATCCTGCGGCCTGTACGGCGTCCGTGTGCACGAGCGCGCCGGATGCGTGTGCCATCCGGGCAATTTCGGCGACCGGCTGGATGGTACCGATCTCGTTGTTCGCCAGGGCGATGGACACCAGGGCGGTCTCGTCGGTGATCATCCGGTCCAGCGCCTCGAGGTCGACAAGGCCGGCGTCGTCCTGCGGGGCGTAGGCGATGGTGAATCCGTGCACGTGTTCGAGGTAGCGGCACGATTCGAGCACTGCGGCATGGTCGGTCCGCGCCGTCACAATGGTTCTGCGTGCCGGATCGGCAGCAAGCGCCAGGCCCTTGACGGCGAGATTGTCGGCCTCGGTCCCCGACCCCGTGAACACGACGTCGGAGGCCCGGGCTCCAAGCGCGGAAGCGACCGAGCGGCGCGCACCGTCCAAGGCCTCGGCAGCTGACGCGCCGACGGCGTGGTGGCTGGACGGATTGCCGAATTCGCCGGTCAGGTACGGCCAGCAGGTTTCGAGCACGGCGCGGCGCACCGGCGTCGTTGCGGCGGCATCGAGGTAGATCATGAGATGTCCAGTCCGATATCGAGCGATCGGACGCTGTGGGTCAGCGCGCCGACCGAGATGATGTCGACACCGGCCTTGGCGATGGCGCCGACGGTGTGCAGATTGACGTTGCCGCTGGCCTCGACCAGCGCCCGGCCGGCCACTTGCCGGACGCCGGCGCGCAGTTCGTCGATGCTGAAATTGTCGAGCATGATCGTGTCGACTCCCGCCGCCAGCACGGCTTCGATCTGGGCCGGGCTGTCCACTTCGACCTCGAAATGCGTGGTGTGACCGAGACGTCCCTTGGCGGCGATCAGTTCTTCGGCGAGGTCCGCGCCGCCGGCCGTCAGAATGGCCAAATGATTGTCCTTGGCCATGACGGCGTCCGACAGCGAGTGCCTGTGATTATGCCCGCCGCCGCAGCGGACGGCGTGCCGCTCCAGTGCGCGCAGTCCCGGCGTCGTCTTGCGAGTGTCGACGATCCGGGCCCCGGTGCCGGCGGCTTCGCGGACGTATTCAGCGGTCAGGGCCGCGATCCCGGACATGCGTTGCAGCAGGTTCAGCCCGACCCGTTCGGCTTGCAAAAGGCCCCGGGCCGGCCCGGCGACGACCGCCAACTCGGCGCCGGCGCCGAAGCCGTCACCGTCGGCCAGCGAGAAGTCAGTGGTCAGCTTGTCATCGGTGAGCCGCATGGCGGCGGCAAATACGTCCGCACCGGACAAGACACCGGGTTCGCGGGCGACGAGACGTGCCGTCGTGCGGGCGCTGGCCGGTATGAGCGTCGTCCCTGTCACGTCACCCCACGGCGCGTCTTCGGTCAGCGCGGCGCGGACCACGGAGTCGATGGCAGAAACGGTGAGTTGGGATTCTACTGTCATGACGTCCTGAGGTTGAGGGGTCGGGCGTGCGGGAGGGTACCGGGATGATCGGCGCGGCAATGCGCGCCGCGCGATTCGCGTCTGGCCAGCGCGGCCGCAACGATGATCGACCCGAGCTCGCGCAGGTTCTCGGTCTCGAGCCCGGCGATGGTCGATGGCGCCCCGCCGGCGGGTTGCCAGACGGCGAGCTGTTTGCGGGCGACTTCCAAATCGCCGGCTTCACGAAACAGTCCGGCCCGTTCCCACATCAGCTGCCGCAAGTCGTCCCGGGCAACGGGCTGCAGGTCCGCGGCCGACGCGTGCGCCGGTTCAATGGTCGTCACCGGACCGAACTCGGCAGCCGGTTCGGCTTCGGCACGGCGACGAGCGCCACGGCCGGCGCGACCGGCGGCGATGTCGTGCGCGGCCGCGTCGGCGAACACGAGTCCTTCGAGCAGCGAGTTCGAGGCGAGCCGGTTGGCGCCGTGCACGCCGGTGCACGCGGTCTCGCCGACGGCGTAGAGCCCGGGCAACGAGGTTCGGCCCCGTTTGTCGGTGCGGACGCCGCCCATCCAGTAATGCGCGGACGGCGTGACGGGGATCGGGTGGCGGGCCCAGTCGAATCCATTGGCGCGGCACGCCGCATCGATGCCGGGGAATCGGGCGGCAAGACGTGCGGCGCCGCCAAGTCGTCGGGCCAAGCCTGTCGCATCCAGCCTGGCCGGGCGCCCGTCCTGCGCGGCCATGGTTCGGGCGATTCCGCGTGCCACGACGTCCCGCGGAGCAAGTTCGGCATCCGGATGCAGGCCCGTCATAAAACGACGTCCGGCCTCATCGACGAGAACCGCGCCCTCGCCGCGAACGGCTTCGGAGATGAGGAAATCCTGCCTGGCGGCAAGCGCCGTGGGGTGGAATTGGAAGAATTCGGCATCGGAGATCACGGCGCCGGCCCGCCACGCCGCAGCAGTGCCGTCACCGGTGGCGACCGCCGGGTTCGTCGTGTGCGCATACAGCTGCCCGGCGCCGCCGCTGGCCAGCACGACGGCGTCCGCGGCAATGTCGCGCCGCACGCCGTCCGGGCCGATCAGCCGAACGCCGGTCACCCGCGCGATGTCCGCCCCCGGGCGAGCCTCGGTGAGCAGATCGGCCACGAATGTGTGTTCGTGGGTAGTGATTCCGGCTCGGCGTGCGCGCTCGAGCAGCGCCGTTTCGATGACGGAGCCCGTGGCATCGCCGCCGGCATGCACGATTCGGGCGCGGGAATGCGCGCCTTCTCGGCCACGGGCCAATGATTCGATACCGGACTCGATACCGGTAGCCGCCCGCCCACTCGCCCGGTCGAAGGCCACGCCGCTTTCGATCAGGTCGCGAACGAGCCGGGGGCCGTGAGTGCACAGGAACCGGACGGCGTCCGGATCGGCAAGCCCGGCGCCGGCGCTCAGCGTGTCGGCAACATGCGAATCGACGGTGTCGCCGGCGAACAATGCGGCGGCGATACCGCCTTGCGCGAACCGGGTGTTGCAGTCGGCGGCCGCGGATTTGGTGACGATAGCGATCGGCCCGGCGCCGAGTCGGCGGAGCGTGAGCGCCGCCGTCAGGCCGGCGATGCCGCTGCCGACAATGACGATCATGGTGTGGTCGCCAGCATTCGCTCGAGCGCGCGGGTGGCCGGGATCGCGACGTCATCGCCGACGGAGATCTGGTTGATCACGCGGCCGCGAACAAGCGATTCGAGCACCCACGCCAGATAACCGGGGTGGATCCGGTACATCGTCGAACACGGGCACACCACCGGGTCCAGGCAGAAGATCGTGTGCTGCGGATTTTCCGAGGCGAGCCTGTTGACCAGGTTGATTTCGGTGCCGATGGCGAAGGTCGTCCCGGCCGGTGCCGCGGCGATGGCTTTTGTAATGTAGTCGGTCGAGCCCGATTCGTCCGCGGCGTCCACGACGGGCATCGGGCATTCGGGGTGCACGATGACCCGTACGTTCGGGAACGTCTCGCGTGCCTTCTCTATCTGCCGGACCGTAAAGCGCTTGTGCACCGAGCAAAATCCGTTCCACAAGATCACCTGCGCGTCGCGGAGCTGCTCGGGCGTCATCCCGCCCAGTGGCTTGTTCGGCATCCACAGCGGCATGCGCTCTTCCGGCACGCCCATGGCCTTGGCCGTATTGCGGCCGAGATGCTGGTCCGGGAAGAACAGCACGCGGCGTCCGCGCTCGAACGCCCAGTCAAGTACGGTGCGCGCATTGGACGATGTGCAGACGATGCCGCCGTGCCGTCCGCAAAATCCCTTGAGGGCAGCGGACGAGTTCATATAGGTCACCGGGATGACCGGGGCGAGGCCGTCGGCGTCCGGGCCCGCGCCAAGAGCGTCGTCGAGTTCCTGCCAGCATTGTTCCACCTGGTCGATATTCGCCATATCGGCCATCGAGCAGCCGGCGGCCAGGTTGGGCAGGATCACCGACTGTTCGTCGCCCGAGAGCAGGTCGGCCGTTTCGGCCATGAAGTGCACGCCGCAGAACACTATTGCCTCGGCGTCGGGTTTGGCCCGTGCGGCGCGGGCCAGTTGGAATGAATCGCCGACGAAATCGGCGTACTGCACGACCTCGTCGCGTTGATAGAAGTGGCCGAGGACGACGGCCCGGTCGCCGAGCGTGCGTTTTGCCGCGCGAATGCGGGAGTCAAGCTCGGCTGCGGTCGCCTGCTTGTATTCGCTGGGCAGCGCGCCTTGCCGCGGTGCCGCGGCCGGAATCGGGTCGGCCGCGGAGGCGCCGGGACCGTATCCGGGCATCGAGTCGAATGCCCACGTGTCTTTTTCCAGGCCGGAGTCGCAGTTCTCGCCGGCGCCGCCGGCGGCCATGAGCTTCAATTTTTCGTCAATGGATGTCATGAGGCAGTGCTCCCTTGGGCTAGTTCGGGCTTATAGCGGTAGAGGCGCGGCGGTCGGTGCCGGGCGCCGGCAAGTACCTGATCGGTTTCGATGAGTGTGTTCGAGGCAAGCATTTGGCGGCGAAAGTTGGCCGGATCCAGCCGGCGGCCGATGACGCTTTCGTAGACCTCGCGCAGCTGGGCGAGCGTGAATGTGTCCCCCAGAAAGTTTTGCGCGATGCGGCTGTATTCCATTTTGTTGCGCAGCCGCCAGACTGCGTAGTCCACGATGTCGCGGTGGTCAAAGGCGAGTTCGGGCAGATTGCCGGTGCGGAACCATCGCACGTTGTCGCCGGTGACTGCCTTGTCGGCTTCGACGGGCCGCACCAGCGCCCAGTACACGATCGACACGACGCGCAGGTCCGGTGATCTGTCGGTGCCGCCGAACGCGTAAAGCTGTTCGAGATAGTTCGGCGTCATGTCCGTGGTTTCGTGCAAATTGCGCCGGGCTGCCGCTTCCAGGGATTCGTTCCACGCAATCGGGCCGCCGGGGAGCGCCCACGTGTTCCGGTACGGCTCGCGAATGCGCCGAACCAGCGGAAGCCACAGCGTCGCGCCGTCGGCGGTCGACTCGTCGTCCGCGGAGTTTCCCGCACCGGCGCTCAGGGCGAAGACGACCGTCGAGATCGCCAACGACGGCGGGTCAAACCG
It encodes the following:
- a CDS encoding TetR family transcriptional regulator: MTGTTEDQQTARRSDATRATILAAARERFAADGYERATIRAIARDAKIDPSMVMRYYGNKAGLFTSAVAIDPGLPGLPVEPREALGRTLVRHFLTLWEENAELTALIRVGATDPAVADRIQSVLRDQLIPLARRVGPEPEQAPTRAALCASTVLGLALTRYVLLFPASVAIDPEEIVDWLGPTVQRYLTAPKP
- a CDS encoding DUF4267 domain-containing protein; protein product: MSLKKINTVLAVTFILFILWFGGEFILSPATTAPSFGLPRWPPGDGGGFLIVKGIRDVVLALVLVVLLVTGHRRALSWVLLVEALAAYGDMTTVLAHHGSMSTALGVHGLTATLMVVNGLLMMRETRTVSAAPKTPASQPA
- a CDS encoding antibiotic biosynthesis monooxygenase family protein, translated to MAQLQSLDPQTPMLTQFEQETGPIVLANTFFVPKERTEAFLSLFQRQAEFMKAQPGFVSLQMHKGTAGSRLLMNVAVWESTQALAGALSSTEFQRIAAEAPDDIVSYPHVFEQVDL
- a CDS encoding winged helix-turn-helix transcriptional regulator; amino-acid sequence: MSQTTPNPVHAEEAVGGACPSFVTAMDVIGRRWNGIIIEAIGRGNHGYAEISRFVGHVGDTMLAKRLRELEADGLVERTVEAGPPIRVTYTLTVAGSALLPILEDITSWGHAYSLAESRDHQPNARPEGAR
- a CDS encoding NAD(P)H-dependent oxidoreductase, which produces MSRPLNVVVVNGSPNVASKTMGLVELITSALDAKLPIEVRRIDVYRLGEGFTSARERADVSDDVEEQLAAAETADVLIAASPVFRASYPGMFKHFFDLVGQYALANKPVILAATGGSDRHAMIIDHELRPLFAFFQANTIPVGFYANAGDFDGTLVLNAEVYSRIQIGLDDVIEQFRAIADDAPARSELSPLGH
- the nadC gene encoding carboxylating nicotinate-nucleotide diphosphorylase, which translates into the protein MTVESQLTVSAIDSVVRAALTEDAPWGDVTGTTLIPASARTTARLVAREPGVLSGADVFAAAMRLTDDKLTTDFSLADGDGFGAGAELAVVAGPARGLLQAERVGLNLLQRMSGIAALTAEYVREAAGTGARIVDTRKTTPGLRALERHAVRCGGGHNHRHSLSDAVMAKDNHLAILTAGGADLAEELIAAKGRLGHTTHFEVEVDSPAQIEAVLAAGVDTIMLDNFSIDELRAGVRQVAGRALVEASGNVNLHTVGAIAKAGVDIISVGALTHSVRSLDIGLDIS
- a CDS encoding LLM class flavin-dependent oxidoreductase, which gives rise to MAFELGILTFAEVTADPTTGAAPTPAERMAQTLEQARVADQVGLDVFAVGEHHRTDFISSEPHMLLAAAAAQTHDIKLASGVTVLSSEDPVRVFEHFAMLDLISNGRAEIVAGRGSYTESFPLFGYDLADYADLFREKLELLLAIRARNPVTWQGKFRAPLLDADIAPRPVGDLPIWVGVGGTPASSVRAGRLGLPMALALLLGPITQFESAVDHYRQAAAQAGHDAEALKISINAHGYVGTTSQGARDTMYPYFREGMRENNHQRGEGFSIPRNAFDAQSTPGGGLLVGSTDEIIDKLLTYHELYGLSRAVIQMGFGGVPQKEHLEAIERLGTEVAPVVRREVAARGRSAA
- the aroA gene encoding 3-phosphoshikimate 1-carboxyvinyltransferase is translated as MYLSVLGTPGRIRGDVEVPNSKYHAHRALILASLAPGVSRITGLTDARHVQYTVDLLRGLGIKIDIDGNTFVVHGGQYRPRRGTISAGSSGTTLYFMVGLACLSDRDVVVTGQKYFQRRPIGPLLDALRQMGVDAQSPTDCPPIAVKARRPVGGEVHIDGTLSQWISGLILLAPFAKNRTTIVVDGTLNERTYIDLTVKMMRQFGLHVSASADGYRYEIEPNQQAHPADVVMPPDIGSVAFGLAAAAIHPSDVLLRGLLQTKAVDSDHPEADFLDIVSSMGLPMEFDEKARGVRVVHDGIRLNPVTVNCRDIPDMLPILSTLASFADGETVFTNVEHVRLKESDRVTSMLQLNGMGGDLDFDGSSLKVRGVDSLAAADLSSFNDHRVLMSLAVAASAAEGRSTLTYPNAYRISYPRFLDSMNLFGLDMRVENGKAPKTTAKSRRALQVDQDAIERAAAVTGEQWVRRWAGERPGETAVVDARKTATTYLTWHDLDERVDRAAALLLSLDVGPGDRVAVQLPNWSEFVVIAVAAMRIGAVVCPVMPIFRQREVAFALRRSEARVFIVPEEFRGRRHADEAAAVLEGGDLDLTDVLVIRADQPEALPETAGVRWHDWDAALDRVDVDRAAIDARAPDAEAAAQLLFTSGTSGEPKGVIQRHTTLSRAAAMEIRHLGLRRNEAVYIPSPLAHQTGFLYGMWLAFVLGAPQLLQAEWDPERALQVLRGWKGTFVQAATPFLTDLVKAVENGAAPASSLRIFVATGAAVPRALAERATRVLGTTVCGAFGTTETCLGALAAPTDEPVKVWGTDGRALQGVNLRIVDDAGKLLPDGTEGNFELKSDTMFSGYLGRDDLTAEAFTDDGWYRTGDLATIDDAGFLRITGRVRDVINRGGEKIPVAEIEELLYRHPDVEDVALVAMPDERLGERGCVFVVPAAGGALTFEKMQQYLDENEVSKHYWPERLEVTDEIPRNAVGKIQKYVLREQAGSLASQRIDDRSN
- a CDS encoding cysteine desulfurase family protein: MIYLDAAATTPVRRAVLETCWPYLTGEFGNPSSHHAVGASAAEALDGARRSVASALGARASDVVFTGSGTEADNLAVKGLALAADPARRTIVTARTDHAAVLESCRYLEHVHGFTIAYAPQDDAGLVDLEALDRMITDETALVSIALANNEIGTIQPVAEIARMAHASGALVHTDAVQAAGSVPIGMADLGVDALSVSGHKLGAPKGIGALLVLTQVPLEPVLHGGGQERGRRSGTENVAGAVALAAGLALAGPDIAAVDEVAARRDAFIGAVLATVPDAVLTGHPSKRLPGSASFCFPGTSGESVLVRLEESGVVCSSGSACAAGSDEPSHVLTALGFDRETAQTAVRFSFGTQVSADELAEAADRVGDAVRAVSALAG